GTGAGGTGCTGCCTGTACCGAGAGGTATTATGGTGAGCTCTGCGGTTATCATGGTGAATATATATGTCGACTGTTTTATATATACGGTTCCATGGATGTTCAGGAATTCAACCGGAGAATTATGGCCAGAATAAGGGGTCTCATGGAATCACATAAACTGGTAGAGAGGGGAGAACACGTTGCAGTGGCACTTTCAGGCGGAAAGGACAGTGTGCTGACACTCCATGCGCTCGCAGATTTAAGGGAGGAACTGGATTTTGAACTCACAGCCATCACGGTTGATGAGGGTATAAAGGGCTACAGGGGGGAGGGGGTCCTTGCAGCAAGGGAAAACGCCCGTATAAGGGGAGTTGAACTCATAGAGAAGTCATTCAGGGAGGAATTCAACTTTGAACTTGACGATGTTCTGGAAGGGTTCAGAAGCCCCTGCATACCCTGCGGTGTCTTCAGGAGGTGGATACTCAACAGGACAGCAAGGGAAATAGGGGCATCAAAGATTGCAACGGGCCACAACATGGATGACGAGGTTCAGTCATTCATGATGAGTCTTGCAAGGGGGGATGTGAGGAAGTTCTCCAAGTTCGGGCCGAAACTTCAGAGGATACACCCTGCGATGGTACCGAGAATAAAACCCCTCTGGAGCACACCTGAGGAGGATGTCAGGCTCTGGGCTGAACTCAATGATGTGAAATTCCACAGTGCTCCCTGTCCATACTCCAGCAGATCAATGAGGGCAAGAATAAGGGATTTCCTTAACAGGATAGAATCAGAAAGTCCCGGTATAAAGGAGAGGATCATGAAATCATTAACGTTTACATTCCAGCCTCTGGTGGAGGATGATGGAATCGGGGAGTGTTCAGTCTGTGGAGAACCAGCATCAGGGATTAAATGTAAGGCCTGTGAGTTCCTTGAAATTATAGAAGAAGCGGATCATTAGAGCATCCTTTTAACTTATTCCAGGATTCTGGTAACTGAGCCAATACCCTTGCTTCTTCCCTCACGGAAGATTATCTTCTGACCCTCCCTCACATGGTGGGGCCTGTACTTGAACCTCATCCGCACACGCCCCCTGTCACCGGCTGACATGAACTCTGCATCAAGGGGTTCCAGTATGGTGGTCTCTGCTATTGTTTCAATGTGGGTTACGCTCTCATAGCCTGCCTTTATGGTTGTGGGATGCACCAGTATGGCCACCTCGGCCTCAAACTCCCTGACGGCCTCAGGTTCATAGTCGGGGTGGGCCAGTATCATACCCCTTTCTATTTCATCTGCGGATGCCCCTGCGATGGATATTCCAACTATATGCCCGGGCTCTGCACAGCCTATACGGTAGTGGTGCATCTCGATGGATTTAACGGTGACCTCCCGGAATTTCCCGGTATTCATGGGGCCCAGGAGCAGCGTATCACCCTTCCTGACAAGGCCCTGCTGGATGGTTCCACTGACAACGGTTCCAACACCCCTGATGGTGTATACCTTGTCTATGTACATGAGGAACGGCTTCTCATCCCCGTTGATGTCACGCTTAACCTCCAGGTTGAGGAAGAGTTCATCCAGGACTTCAAGGCCCTCCCCTGTGACAGAGGATGTCTCTATTATGGGTACTATGTGCTGGTTCATCTTCCCTGCTATCTCCCGTGCAGAGTCCCTTCCGGCCACATGGAAGGGTATCCTCCCAACCAGTTTAAGGAGTTCAGATATCTTCTCCCGCACAGCCCTTATCTTCTCAGAAGTGGCCATATCGGTTTTTGTGAGCACAACGATCACAGGAAGCTCCATTGCAATCATTATACCCAGGTGCTCCCTTGTTATATGTGTTGGGCCCTCATCCGCGGCAACGGTCAGGAGGCCATAGTCCAGGTTCTGCCCCACAATCCCCCTTATTGTTGTCCTCAGCCATGGCTCATGTCCAACGGTATCAACGAAGGATATTACCCTGTCGGCCTTGTCCATGAGCCCTGATTTCTCCCTCCGGTCCAGGGGATTTTTGAGTCTTATGACCCTTCCCTCCCTGAATCCATATATGGCGAAGGATAGATCCGCTGACAGGCCCCTTTCTATCTCGTGTTTCTGGACATCAAGGAATATCCTTGTCTTCCCGCTTCCATCGTCGGGGGTTCCTGTTGTGAGTGTACCGAGTAGTGTGCTCTTTCCATGGTCAACGTGGCCGGCGACACCTATGAGGAGGTGTTCCCTCTCTGTTTTCTGTTTCCTTGAGATTATCACCTCGGCCACCCTACCGTGGGTTCCCTCATGGAGGTTAACCTCCTCCACAACGGCATCTATCTCCTCACTCAGTTTTCTGAGGACCTCAACTGACTCCCCGAGTTCCTCATCAGGGAGGCCAACCGGTTCACCGCTGTCCTCCACACCAAGGAGGTACACGGCCCTTCCATCACCCCTCTCCATACGGTACTTCATCTGGGAGATCAGGCTCTTCTTCCGGTCCATCTTCAGATGATACCCCGGTGAGAGTGCCTTCTTGAATTCTATGTTCCTCCTCTCACCGGGTGATGTGAATGATCGGATATCTTCTATCATATCTCGTTCTATTCCTTTTTCACGGGATTTGTGAAATGGCAGGTGCCATACCTTTCTTCCTGGAGTTTTCTCACGATTTCTGCGGCTTCCTGGAAGCTATCGGCCTTTCCAAATATGCGCCTTGTTTTAACCTTCAGGGTTCTTCCACAGACACACTTCCGGGTATCTGCGCCCTCCTTTGAGTATAGGGCCCTTCC
This sequence is a window from Methanothermobacter sp.. Protein-coding genes within it:
- a CDS encoding DUF1922 domain-containing protein; this encodes MYVIFRCDCGRALYSKEGADTRKCVCGRTLKVKTRRIFGKADSFQEAAEIVRKLQEERYGTCHFTNPVKKE
- a CDS encoding TIGR00269 family protein, which translates into the protein MDVQEFNRRIMARIRGLMESHKLVERGEHVAVALSGGKDSVLTLHALADLREELDFELTAITVDEGIKGYRGEGVLAARENARIRGVELIEKSFREEFNFELDDVLEGFRSPCIPCGVFRRWILNRTAREIGASKIATGHNMDDEVQSFMMSLARGDVRKFSKFGPKLQRIHPAMVPRIKPLWSTPEEDVRLWAELNDVKFHSAPCPYSSRSMRARIRDFLNRIESESPGIKERIMKSLTFTFQPLVEDDGIGECSVCGEPASGIKCKACEFLEIIEEADH
- a CDS encoding GTPBP1 family GTP-binding protein; the encoded protein is MIEDIRSFTSPGERRNIEFKKALSPGYHLKMDRKKSLISQMKYRMERGDGRAVYLLGVEDSGEPVGLPDEELGESVEVLRKLSEEIDAVVEEVNLHEGTHGRVAEVIISRKQKTEREHLLIGVAGHVDHGKSTLLGTLTTGTPDDGSGKTRIFLDVQKHEIERGLSADLSFAIYGFREGRVIRLKNPLDRREKSGLMDKADRVISFVDTVGHEPWLRTTIRGIVGQNLDYGLLTVAADEGPTHITREHLGIMIAMELPVIVVLTKTDMATSEKIRAVREKISELLKLVGRIPFHVAGRDSAREIAGKMNQHIVPIIETSSVTGEGLEVLDELFLNLEVKRDINGDEKPFLMYIDKVYTIRGVGTVVSGTIQQGLVRKGDTLLLGPMNTGKFREVTVKSIEMHHYRIGCAEPGHIVGISIAGASADEIERGMILAHPDYEPEAVREFEAEVAILVHPTTIKAGYESVTHIETIAETTILEPLDAEFMSAGDRGRVRMRFKYRPHHVREGQKIIFREGRSKGIGSVTRILE